From a region of the Phycisphaerales bacterium AB-hyl4 genome:
- the rlmN gene encoding 23S rRNA (adenine(2503)-C(2))-methyltransferase RlmN yields MPAPKPAPHFFDLDPDSLSAHFADWGLPAFRAKQVMQWVYQHGVADPQAMTNLAQRDRDLLSDRLRFRLGSPIRHESATDGTQKLLLQWPADHADRADTDSPAATDPPPLAILGQSADDSIDAAAQTECVMIPAESKVSGRLRRTACISSQVGCPVGCKFCASGLGGLDANLTAGQIVEQVFQLQQIPGIERITNIVFMGMGEPLANFNQVVRALHTLMADWAFNLAGRRITVSTVGLPAQIRRLADLNLPITLAISLHAPNDDVRRKLIPWAERVTVDQLIDAGRYYFDRTGREVTLEYILLRHVNDRVEHARELADVARRLRANINLIRYNEVAGLPFDRPTTDDVHQFQHVLRERGVNTHIRASRGRDIAAACGQLRYEHQHS; encoded by the coding sequence ATGCCCGCACCAAAGCCCGCACCACATTTTTTCGACCTCGACCCCGACAGCCTCTCGGCTCACTTCGCCGACTGGGGCCTGCCCGCCTTCCGCGCCAAGCAGGTCATGCAATGGGTCTACCAGCACGGCGTCGCCGACCCGCAAGCCATGACCAACCTCGCCCAACGCGACCGCGACCTGCTCAGCGACCGCCTGCGCTTCCGCCTCGGTTCACCCATCCGACACGAAAGCGCCACCGACGGCACGCAAAAGCTCCTGCTCCAATGGCCCGCCGACCACGCCGACCGCGCTGACACCGACTCCCCCGCCGCCACCGACCCGCCCCCGCTCGCCATCCTCGGCCAGTCCGCCGACGACAGCATCGACGCCGCCGCCCAGACCGAATGCGTCATGATCCCCGCCGAGAGCAAAGTCTCCGGCAGGCTCCGCCGTACCGCCTGCATCTCCAGCCAGGTCGGCTGCCCCGTCGGCTGCAAGTTCTGCGCCTCCGGCCTCGGCGGACTCGACGCCAACCTCACCGCCGGCCAGATCGTCGAGCAGGTCTTCCAACTCCAGCAGATCCCCGGCATCGAGCGCATCACCAACATCGTTTTCATGGGCATGGGCGAGCCGCTGGCCAACTTCAACCAGGTCGTCCGCGCCCTCCACACCCTCATGGCCGACTGGGCCTTCAACCTCGCCGGCCGACGCATCACCGTCAGCACCGTCGGCCTGCCGGCCCAGATCCGCCGACTCGCCGACCTCAACCTCCCCATCACCCTCGCCATCAGCCTCCACGCCCCCAACGACGACGTCCGCCGCAAGCTCATCCCCTGGGCCGAGCGCGTCACCGTCGACCAGCTCATCGACGCCGGCCGATACTACTTCGACCGCACCGGCCGCGAAGTCACCCTCGAATACATCCTCCTCCGCCACGTCAACGACCGCGTCGAACACGCCCGCGAGCTCGCCGACGTCGCCCGACGACTCCGCGCCAACATCAACCTCATCCGCTACAACGAAGTCGCCGGCCTCCCCTTCGACCGACCGACCACCGACGACGTGCACCAGTTCCAGCATGTCTTGCGCGAGCGCGGCGTCAACACCCACATCCGCGCCAGCCGCGGCCGCGACATCGCCGCCGCCTGCGGCCAGCTCCGCTACGAGCATCAACACAGCTAA